A window from Dehalobacter sp. DCA encodes these proteins:
- a CDS encoding ferredoxin reductase family protein encodes MRERQGPLFILLTLILTFIFWSVSEPLKDVAPVRQYSEMAASLMLVCFAWVNFISTRHPLLDSLFHGLDKSYLYHKALSIISVLLIFVHRFTLDAGKGNHYGENRANLGPGPNGLNGPPPGAENGAEFFSGIANLSMLLFIVLILLALFVWKTNYEKWKNIHKLFFIPYMIGIIHYYGSSDYAVTGLSALGLWLNLVNLVGLTSAIYSIGFYERTAFQPRYVVTNIRTVAKDTLEITGKALKKGIRYKEGQFTFIKFTEEGKKFPSHPFTISQSFRKNEIQFAIKALGDHTSALLENVQEGDTFAVTSSHGRFDYKAGSNRQVWLAGGIGITPFRSFYQSAIPPQYSIDLFYCYNNEAEGPYLDEIKTLAAGSGIRVHLHDLQTKGFLDAEDICEAVPKTETVDVYFCGPEPMRIKLERELKTCGLRIGHFHYESFQFK; translated from the coding sequence ATGCGTGAACGTCAAGGCCCCTTGTTTATTCTGCTTACTTTGATCCTGACCTTTATCTTTTGGTCAGTCAGCGAACCATTAAAGGATGTTGCCCCGGTCAGACAATACTCCGAGATGGCTGCTTCGCTCATGCTGGTTTGCTTTGCCTGGGTCAATTTTATTTCAACCCGCCATCCGCTGCTGGACTCCCTGTTCCACGGCCTGGACAAAAGCTACCTTTACCATAAAGCTTTAAGTATCATAAGTGTTCTTTTGATCTTTGTGCATCGGTTTACTCTTGATGCAGGCAAGGGCAATCATTACGGGGAAAACAGGGCGAATTTGGGACCGGGTCCAAATGGTCTGAATGGTCCGCCACCGGGGGCGGAAAATGGGGCGGAGTTTTTTTCCGGGATCGCTAATCTGAGTATGCTGCTTTTTATCGTCTTAATCCTGCTTGCCCTCTTCGTCTGGAAAACGAATTATGAAAAATGGAAGAACATCCACAAGCTCTTTTTTATTCCTTATATGATCGGAATCATTCATTATTACGGCAGTTCGGACTATGCCGTTACAGGCTTAAGCGCCTTGGGGCTGTGGCTGAATCTGGTCAATCTGGTCGGCCTGACTTCGGCAATCTACAGTATAGGGTTTTATGAAAGAACGGCATTTCAGCCCCGCTATGTCGTAACGAACATCCGCACGGTCGCCAAAGATACCCTTGAAATCACCGGCAAAGCCTTAAAAAAAGGAATCCGCTATAAGGAAGGACAATTTACTTTTATCAAGTTTACCGAGGAAGGCAAGAAATTTCCTTCTCATCCGTTCACGATAAGCCAGTCTTTCCGAAAGAATGAGATACAGTTTGCGATCAAGGCTTTGGGAGATCACACCTCTGCTTTACTGGAAAACGTTCAGGAGGGAGATACTTTTGCCGTAACTTCCTCCCATGGCCGCTTCGATTATAAGGCCGGATCTAACCGTCAGGTCTGGCTGGCGGGCGGAATCGGCATTACGCCATTCCGCAGTTTTTACCAGTCTGCGATCCCTCCGCAATATTCCATTGACCTGTTTTACTGTTATAACAATGAAGCCGAAGGACCCTATTTGGATGAAATAAAAACCCTTGCAGCCGGGAGTGGTATTCGCGTGCATTTGCACGATCTCCAGACGAAAGGGTTTCTGGATGCCGAAGATATTTGCGAAGCGGTACCTAAGACTGAAACTGTTGATGTCTATTTCTGCGGTCCGGAACCGATGAGGATCAAACTGGAAAGAGAATTAAAGACCTGCGGCCTGCGTATCGGACATTTTCACTACGAGTCTTTTCAGTTTAAATAG
- a CDS encoding aminotransferase class IV, translating to MGNQKSKNRSFGQIEPVGIFETIKVTADGIVVPGLHWERMSKGGKLLGITIPAYDEWLNKIETYLRETKIEQLPFALRAEIRKDPSLIFDQSQNHNNQWLLSTRAVSYTREQYEEGVRVLFMPEHRIDPIPLNYIKSADFLDTAAALRAVQGSGAFEGIWLNSRGQIIEGTRSNVFFVKNGHLYTPSLESGCLAGIRRRIVIEKALELTISFSEGVYYPEDLLNADEVFLTNSLMEVMPVSELEEKVFQLDGTLGRRLLLAIHGIAALDHP from the coding sequence ATGGGAAATCAGAAAAGTAAAAACAGAAGCTTCGGTCAAATCGAGCCTGTCGGTATTTTTGAAACGATAAAGGTTACTGCCGACGGAATCGTCGTACCTGGATTGCATTGGGAGAGGATGAGCAAGGGCGGTAAGCTTCTTGGAATCACCATTCCCGCTTATGATGAATGGCTGAACAAGATCGAAACTTACCTAAGAGAAACTAAAATTGAGCAGTTGCCTTTTGCTTTGAGAGCAGAAATCAGGAAAGATCCGAGTCTGATTTTCGATCAAAGCCAAAATCATAATAACCAGTGGCTTTTGAGCACTAGAGCAGTTTCCTATACTCGTGAACAATATGAAGAGGGTGTCCGGGTCCTGTTTATGCCGGAGCACCGGATTGACCCTATACCGCTCAACTACATTAAATCTGCGGATTTTCTGGATACTGCCGCTGCCCTGCGCGCGGTGCAGGGCAGCGGTGCGTTTGAAGGGATCTGGTTGAACAGCAGGGGCCAGATAATTGAGGGGACTAGAAGCAATGTTTTCTTTGTAAAGAATGGGCATCTTTATACGCCTTCCCTGGAAAGCGGCTGCCTGGCCGGTATCAGAAGAAGGATCGTGATAGAAAAAGCCCTTGAGCTGACCATATCGTTCAGTGAAGGCGTTTATTATCCTGAAGACTTATTGAATGCTGATGAAGTTTTCCTTACAAATTCCCTGATGGAAGTCATGCCGGTAAGTGAACTAGAAGAAAAAGTATTTCAGCTTGATGGAACACTTGGGCGTCGGCTGCTCCTTGCCATCCATGGTATCGCAGCACTAGATCATCCATGA
- the pabB gene encoding aminodeoxychorismate synthase component I produces the protein MIFILDNYDSFTYNLYQYFGDLGEEVLVRRPEECTIAWIQKLGPELIVISPGPCSPNEAVFALEVIRHFQGKIPLLGICLGHQTIGQVFEAEVVRAKTPVHGKVSRITHDRSGVFRDIASPFTVTRYHSLALRRNSIPADFIISAETEDGQVMGIRHRYLPIEGVQFHPEAILTENGHQMLRNAVQDARRWLSKHSELKMIQASKASVMLQIIQEPGIPESVKSLETLELEISETQGTPDKDKTKQNIWQVRPFITNLKPFEMLQVFKNARDPFFLDSGDGYTELGKYSYFGADPFIKISAYKDRYAIAKNCKHEELITYSAGQYSLTTLNDYVLKYQAPSVAPFPFAGGAVGYFSYDLKNEIEELPVRVKDDLGMPLWRLAWYDGIVVYEHTTGTYSLTACGMTDQGCCDPSLAQERLDKLEKLLQHYVEEKYLANSSAELSSAGNELAVSGISFAEIHKAVSREQYYRDLQRVIDYIYAGDIYQANLTQMFSVRYEGDPWDLYEQLHHKNSAPFAAFLPYPDFQILSSSPERFIQITPDGDIETRPIKGTRPRGKTPEEDQKLADKLVNSEKDRAELTMIIDLERNDLGRICEFGSVLTTELLTLEKYSTVWHLVATVVGKLKKSLKPEELIKAIFPGGSITGAPKIRAMEIIDELEPYNRGIYTGSIGYIGFDGAWDLNIVIRTILLKEKMAYLHAGGGIVADSIPKKEYEETIHKAGRLLEVLGVKLDGKSEK, from the coding sequence GTGATATTCATCTTGGATAATTATGATTCATTCACATACAATCTGTACCAGTATTTTGGAGATCTCGGGGAGGAAGTACTTGTTCGGCGTCCTGAAGAGTGCACGATTGCCTGGATCCAGAAGCTGGGACCGGAGCTTATTGTGATTTCTCCGGGTCCCTGCTCACCGAATGAAGCGGTCTTTGCGCTGGAAGTCATTCGGCATTTCCAGGGGAAAATTCCGTTGCTGGGCATTTGTCTTGGACATCAGACGATCGGGCAGGTTTTTGAGGCTGAAGTTGTCCGGGCCAAGACGCCGGTTCACGGCAAAGTATCGCGCATCACGCATGACCGGTCCGGCGTATTCCGAGATATTGCCAGCCCGTTTACGGTAACCCGCTACCATTCTCTGGCCCTGCGCAGAAACAGTATACCTGCTGACTTTATTATTTCCGCGGAAACAGAAGACGGTCAGGTGATGGGAATCCGTCACCGCTATTTGCCGATTGAAGGAGTACAGTTCCATCCGGAGGCTATTCTTACAGAAAATGGTCATCAAATGCTGCGGAACGCAGTACAGGATGCCCGCAGGTGGCTTAGTAAACACAGTGAATTAAAGATGATTCAAGCATCAAAAGCATCAGTAATGCTACAAATAATTCAGGAACCAGGAATACCGGAATCAGTAAAGTCATTGGAAACACTAGAATTAGAGATATCAGAAACACAGGGAACGCCTGATAAAGATAAAACCAAGCAGAATATCTGGCAGGTTAGACCTTTTATTACGAATCTAAAGCCGTTCGAGATGCTTCAGGTGTTTAAAAATGCCAGAGATCCTTTCTTCTTGGACAGCGGGGACGGTTATACCGAGCTGGGGAAGTATTCTTATTTCGGGGCGGACCCTTTTATAAAGATCAGTGCTTATAAAGACCGGTATGCTATCGCAAAGAACTGTAAACATGAGGAACTGATCACTTATTCTGCTGGACAGTACAGCCTTACAACTTTGAACGACTATGTCTTGAAATATCAGGCTCCCTCCGTGGCACCTTTTCCGTTTGCCGGAGGGGCTGTCGGATACTTCAGCTACGATCTGAAAAATGAGATTGAAGAATTGCCTGTTCGGGTCAAAGATGACCTTGGGATGCCGCTCTGGCGGCTGGCCTGGTATGACGGGATTGTTGTCTACGAACATACAACGGGAACTTACAGTCTGACGGCCTGCGGCATGACGGATCAGGGCTGCTGCGACCCTTCTCTTGCGCAGGAAAGACTTGATAAACTGGAGAAACTTCTCCAGCACTATGTAGAGGAAAAATATTTGGCTAATAGTTCAGCGGAGCTCTCCTCTGCGGGAAATGAATTAGCTGTTTCAGGTATCTCCTTTGCCGAAATCCATAAAGCTGTCTCTCGGGAACAATATTACAGGGATCTCCAGCGGGTCATTGACTACATTTATGCCGGTGATATTTATCAGGCGAATCTGACCCAGATGTTCAGTGTCAGGTATGAAGGAGATCCCTGGGATTTGTATGAACAGCTTCATCACAAGAATTCTGCTCCGTTTGCTGCGTTCTTACCGTATCCCGATTTTCAGATTCTGTCATCCTCTCCGGAACGGTTTATTCAGATTACACCGGACGGAGATATTGAAACGCGTCCAATCAAGGGAACCCGGCCAAGGGGGAAAACTCCGGAGGAAGACCAGAAACTTGCAGATAAGCTGGTTAATAGTGAAAAAGACAGGGCTGAACTTACCATGATCATCGATCTCGAACGCAATGACCTTGGAAGGATCTGTGAGTTTGGATCAGTGCTTACCACAGAACTGCTGACCCTGGAAAAATATTCGACTGTTTGGCACCTCGTTGCCACAGTCGTTGGAAAACTCAAGAAATCCTTAAAACCGGAAGAACTGATCAAAGCCATTTTCCCGGGCGGCTCGATCACCGGTGCGCCCAAAATCAGAGCGATGGAAATCATCGACGAGCTTGAACCATACAATAGGGGTATTTACACCGGGAGCATCGGCTATATCGGCTTCGATGGGGCCTGGGATTTGAATATTGTGATCCGGACCATTCTGCTGAAAGAGAAAATGGCGTATCTTCATGCCGGGGGAGGGATTGTTGCCGATTCAATCCCCAAAAAAGAATATGAAGAAACGATCCATAAAGCGGGAAGGCTTCTGGAAGTTTTGGGGGTTAAACTTGATGGGAAATCAGAAAAGTAA
- a CDS encoding NADH-quinone oxidoreductase subunit N has protein sequence MNINVSLFTTEIATALLGLVVLAVGLFLTKEKRHRLGYVIAVGLAVIFVYSFGSYGQNTSVMDGMFIIDDFAVFFKQLFMVAAILVILTSTVYVKKMGGNYEFYVITLVAALGMMVLASAGDLLTLYVALETMTISFYILAGYKTDLKSSEAGIKYLVLGAVSSGILLYGLSLVYGMTGTFVIRDIAESIRQMDGLSPAILVGIIFLLSGLGFKVSLVPFHMWSPDVYEGAPTPVTTFLATGSKAASFAALARILIEALPGYSEQWTYILAIMAAMTMVIGNIAAIPQTNIKRMLAYSSIAQAGYIITGIIAMSSAGIKAVAFYSMVYVLATIGAFAVVITFSQNTGSEEIKDFGGLAQRSPFMAAVLTVCLLSMAGIPPLAGFVGKLYLFSSIVNQGYLWLVILGLVMSMVSVYYYLLVVKAMYMNDPVSSTPIKVPVGTNVTLLLILVLTLVLGVYAEPLSVLANMAGNAIFPF, from the coding sequence ATGAATATTAACGTGTCTTTATTTACCACTGAAATTGCAACTGCACTCCTTGGACTGGTGGTCCTGGCTGTCGGCTTGTTCCTGACCAAAGAAAAACGGCATAGGCTTGGTTACGTCATTGCCGTGGGGCTTGCTGTGATCTTCGTATACAGCTTCGGAAGCTACGGACAGAATACCAGTGTGATGGACGGTATGTTTATCATCGATGATTTTGCCGTATTCTTTAAACAGCTCTTTATGGTAGCCGCCATTCTGGTCATCCTGACCTCGACCGTTTATGTCAAAAAAATGGGCGGTAACTATGAGTTCTACGTCATTACGCTCGTTGCTGCGCTGGGCATGATGGTGCTGGCTTCCGCCGGAGATCTGCTGACGCTTTATGTAGCCTTGGAAACCATGACGATTTCGTTTTATATCCTGGCAGGCTACAAGACCGATCTCAAGTCCTCTGAAGCCGGGATTAAATATCTGGTTCTCGGTGCCGTTTCCTCTGGGATTCTGCTGTATGGCTTAAGTCTGGTCTATGGCATGACCGGTACCTTTGTGATCCGTGATATTGCTGAAAGCATAAGGCAGATGGACGGACTGTCACCGGCGATCCTTGTCGGAATCATTTTCCTGCTGTCGGGACTTGGCTTTAAAGTATCACTGGTGCCTTTCCATATGTGGTCACCTGATGTCTACGAAGGTGCCCCGACGCCTGTCACCACTTTCCTGGCTACCGGTTCAAAAGCGGCTTCGTTTGCAGCTCTGGCCCGCATTCTGATTGAAGCGCTGCCTGGCTACAGCGAACAATGGACGTATATCCTGGCGATTATGGCTGCGATGACGATGGTCATCGGAAATATTGCTGCCATTCCGCAGACCAATATAAAGAGAATGCTTGCGTACTCAAGTATTGCGCAGGCCGGCTATATTATCACGGGAATAATCGCTATGAGTTCCGCTGGGATCAAAGCGGTTGCGTTTTATTCGATGGTTTATGTCCTCGCAACGATCGGAGCCTTTGCGGTTGTCATTACGTTCTCTCAAAATACAGGCAGTGAAGAGATCAAAGACTTTGGCGGTCTGGCCCAGCGTTCACCGTTTATGGCCGCCGTGCTGACGGTATGCCTCCTGTCGATGGCAGGGATACCGCCTCTCGCCGGTTTTGTCGGCAAGCTTTATTTGTTCTCCTCGATCGTCAACCAGGGCTATTTATGGCTTGTCATTCTCGGTCTGGTCATGAGCATGGTTTCCGTCTATTACTATTTGCTCGTGGTTAAAGCCATGTATATGAACGATCCTGTATCCAGCACGCCGATCAAGGTTCCGGTCGGAACTAATGTTACCCTGCTGCTGATTCTGGTTCTCACGCTGGTTCTCGGTGTCTATGCCGAACCACTGTCAGTGCTGGCGAATATGGCAGGAAATGCGATTTTTCCTTTCTAG
- a CDS encoding complex I subunit 4 family protein codes for MNFPVLTTILLAPIIGALINVFIPKEKSGAIKAVAGITTFIPLALSIFVYYIYYTQNLAVGGFAFTEDIPFVTDLGVVYSLGVDGLSLPLLLLTNVIGFSAVFSRSWSVEKRAKEFYILLLILIAGVMGTFIARDLFIFFLFYEVVVIPIYIMVIIWGSGSKTKDVTKEYAGMKLTIYLLIGSAFLLAGLIWMYVLAGNMLGTPTFDIEKLATLNFSRNLQIAIFGLMALGFTSLISMFPFHSWSPDGYAGAPTAVSMIHAGVLKKIGGYGLIRIGIFIFPLGAKFWAPLIAILAVCNVLYAAFISLAQKDMKYVVGYSSVSHMGFVLIGIASLNVIGLNGAVANMFAHGVMAALFFSIVGYIYAETKTRYIPDLGGLAHQMPRMAGVFLVATMASAGLPGLITFVPEFTVFMGAFSEPAIRIPAILALTGIIIGAVYVLRMAANVLFGPRKTEWDGKIDIKGSYMIPIIVLVAFTVIFGLFPSLLMDMVNSGIEPIAEKLVEASSQIGGTL; via the coding sequence ATGAATTTTCCTGTCTTAACAACCATTTTACTGGCACCGATCATCGGTGCGCTGATCAATGTCTTTATTCCGAAAGAAAAATCCGGTGCGATTAAAGCCGTTGCCGGTATCACGACATTCATTCCCCTGGCTCTGTCCATCTTTGTGTATTACATCTACTACACACAGAACCTGGCTGTTGGCGGATTTGCGTTTACGGAAGACATTCCGTTCGTTACGGATTTAGGTGTTGTCTACTCACTCGGGGTCGATGGCTTGAGCCTGCCCCTTCTGCTCTTGACTAACGTCATTGGTTTTTCGGCCGTGTTTTCCCGTTCCTGGAGCGTTGAGAAAAGAGCCAAAGAATTCTATATCCTGCTTTTGATCCTGATTGCCGGGGTTATGGGAACCTTCATTGCCAGAGACCTGTTCATCTTTTTCCTGTTCTACGAGGTGGTGGTCATTCCGATTTACATCATGGTTATCATCTGGGGAAGCGGCAGCAAAACGAAAGATGTCACCAAAGAGTACGCCGGTATGAAGCTGACCATTTATCTGCTCATTGGAAGTGCTTTTTTGCTGGCTGGACTGATCTGGATGTATGTGCTGGCCGGCAACATGCTCGGTACGCCAACCTTTGATATTGAAAAGCTCGCCACACTGAACTTCTCCAGAAACCTTCAGATTGCGATCTTCGGCTTGATGGCGCTGGGCTTCACATCCCTGATCTCCATGTTCCCGTTCCACTCCTGGTCACCGGACGGATATGCCGGTGCACCGACTGCTGTTTCCATGATCCATGCCGGTGTTTTGAAAAAGATCGGAGGCTACGGTCTTATCCGGATTGGCATCTTCATTTTCCCGCTCGGTGCAAAATTCTGGGCACCGCTGATTGCTATCCTGGCTGTCTGCAACGTGCTGTACGCGGCGTTTATCAGCCTGGCCCAAAAAGACATGAAATATGTTGTCGGATATTCCAGTGTGAGCCATATGGGCTTTGTGCTGATCGGTATTGCCTCGCTTAACGTGATTGGTTTGAACGGCGCGGTGGCGAACATGTTTGCGCATGGCGTTATGGCAGCCCTATTCTTTTCGATCGTCGGTTATATCTACGCTGAAACGAAAACCAGATATATTCCTGATCTCGGTGGTCTGGCTCATCAGATGCCCCGCATGGCTGGTGTTTTCCTGGTCGCAACGATGGCTTCGGCCGGACTGCCGGGCTTGATCACGTTCGTTCCTGAGTTCACCGTGTTTATGGGCGCTTTTAGCGAACCTGCCATCAGGATTCCTGCGATTCTGGCCTTGACGGGAATTATTATCGGAGCCGTCTATGTCCTCAGAATGGCAGCCAATGTACTATTTGGACCACGCAAGACAGAATGGGACGGAAAAATAGACATCAAAGGTTCCTATATGATTCCGATCATTGTTTTGGTCGCATTCACCGTAATCTTCGGTTTGTTCCCATCGTTATTGATGGATATGGTCAATTCAGGAATAGAGCCTATTGCTGAAAAACTGGTCGAGGCCAGTTCCCAGATAGGAGGTACGCTGTAA
- the nuoL gene encoding NADH-quinone oxidoreductase subunit L codes for MIDFALNNAWLIPLLPALAFALIVFVTKPSQKLSAFISILGILVSFVLSVAIGIGVFQRGELLIEHPLKVVVTWFSMHGLAIDVGTQIDPTSAMMLFVVTLVASLVQIYSLGYMYGDPGFSRFYSYLSLFAASMLGLVIAPNLLQMFVFWELVGLCSYLLIGFWYERNSAREAAKKAFITCRAGDFGLLLGIILLQVNFGTLDLQELAEMIPNFAQYTTLSVGALTAIAIVLFLGPMAKSGQFPFHVWLPDAMEGPTPVSALIHAATMVVAGVYLVGRTLTLFITLPTAMVFVAIIGGFTAIFAASIALTQTEMKKILAYSTVSQLGYMMLALGAGSLTASMFHLFTHAFFKALLFLCAGAVLHAMHNEASIAKYGGLKKYMPVTYWTMLVGCLAISGIFPFAGFFSKDLILEVTYAASSLSGHAAGPFQGVYTVLFILAALTALLTAFYMFRMFFICFHGELRSHEAHPHEAPKTMTIPLIILAVFSLVGGWVGWPGLGEGQAFGYFVRLGHFHEVEANWFLIILSTVLALIGIGTAALFYLKKAFSAEAVAQKIPFLYKLSLNKYYIDEFYLWVIHHIIDGFGRILWWVDVVIVDGIVNGLARLTRDSGDAARKVNTGNLQHYAMVFFVGVIVLIMILTTADLSQLNIGLLGGVK; via the coding sequence ATGATTGATTTTGCTTTGAATAACGCCTGGTTGATTCCACTATTGCCCGCGTTGGCTTTTGCTCTGATTGTTTTTGTAACGAAACCATCGCAGAAGCTAAGCGCTTTCATATCTATTCTGGGCATCCTTGTGTCGTTTGTACTGTCGGTTGCTATCGGGATAGGCGTGTTTCAACGTGGCGAATTACTCATAGAACATCCCTTAAAAGTCGTTGTTACCTGGTTCAGTATGCATGGACTGGCGATCGACGTAGGAACACAGATCGATCCAACCTCGGCCATGATGCTTTTCGTGGTGACGCTGGTCGCATCTTTAGTTCAGATTTACTCTCTTGGCTATATGTACGGAGATCCTGGGTTTTCCCGTTTTTATTCCTATCTTTCGCTCTTTGCCGCCTCGATGCTGGGGCTGGTCATTGCACCGAATCTTCTGCAAATGTTTGTATTCTGGGAACTTGTTGGCCTATGTTCGTATCTGCTGATTGGTTTCTGGTACGAAAGAAATTCAGCGCGTGAAGCAGCGAAAAAAGCGTTTATCACCTGCCGGGCAGGGGACTTCGGCCTGCTGCTGGGCATTATTTTGCTTCAAGTGAACTTCGGAACCCTTGATCTGCAGGAACTCGCTGAAATGATCCCGAATTTCGCGCAGTACACCACGCTCTCAGTCGGCGCGCTGACCGCAATTGCGATCGTGCTATTCCTCGGACCTATGGCCAAATCCGGTCAGTTCCCGTTTCATGTTTGGCTTCCCGACGCCATGGAAGGCCCTACACCAGTCAGCGCTTTGATCCATGCAGCAACCATGGTTGTCGCAGGGGTTTATTTGGTAGGTAGAACATTAACCCTGTTCATTACGCTTCCCACGGCGATGGTTTTTGTGGCGATTATCGGCGGCTTTACCGCAATCTTTGCAGCCTCTATTGCCTTAACGCAGACCGAGATGAAAAAGATCCTGGCTTACTCAACGGTTTCCCAGCTCGGCTACATGATGCTGGCCCTTGGAGCAGGAAGCCTTACCGCCAGTATGTTTCATTTGTTTACCCACGCTTTCTTCAAAGCGCTGCTCTTCTTGTGTGCAGGCGCTGTGCTTCATGCAATGCACAACGAAGCCAGCATTGCGAAATATGGCGGTTTAAAAAAATACATGCCGGTTACTTACTGGACCATGCTGGTTGGCTGCCTGGCCATTTCTGGTATCTTTCCGTTTGCCGGCTTCTTCAGTAAGGACCTGATCCTGGAAGTCACCTATGCTGCTTCATCATTATCGGGACATGCTGCCGGTCCGTTCCAGGGCGTCTACACGGTCCTGTTTATTCTGGCAGCGTTGACGGCCCTACTGACGGCATTTTATATGTTCAGGATGTTCTTCATCTGCTTCCATGGCGAACTCAGAAGCCACGAGGCCCATCCGCATGAAGCACCGAAGACCATGACGATCCCGCTCATCATTCTTGCCGTATTTTCTCTGGTCGGCGGCTGGGTAGGCTGGCCTGGACTCGGCGAAGGACAGGCTTTCGGGTATTTTGTCCGACTGGGTCATTTCCACGAGGTAGAAGCCAACTGGTTTCTGATCATTCTGTCAACAGTGCTTGCCCTGATTGGCATTGGAACGGCTGCGCTGTTCTATCTGAAGAAGGCATTCTCAGCCGAAGCCGTAGCCCAAAAGATCCCGTTCCTGTACAAGCTTTCGCTTAATAAATACTATATTGATGAGTTTTACCTCTGGGTTATCCATCACATCATCGATGGATTTGGACGGATTTTGTGGTGGGTCGATGTGGTTATCGTCGACGGCATCGTCAACGGCTTGGCGCGCCTTACCCGTGATTCGGGTGATGCCGCCCGCAAAGTCAATACCGGAAACCTTCAACACTATGCGATGGTCTTCTTTGTCGGTGTGATTGTTTTGATCATGATTTTAACGACTGCAGACTTAAGTCAACTGAATATCGGGCTGCTGGGAGGTGTCAAGTAA
- the nuoK gene encoding NADH-quinone oxidoreductase subunit NuoK, protein MSSMTDFLFNIGLPHFLILSGTLFFIGLFSVLAKRNLIAILMGMEIMLSSVNINLVAFNRYTTAPALHGHVFALFVIALAAAEVSVGLALIISVYRQHKSVEADDIDSMKW, encoded by the coding sequence ATGAGCAGTATGACCGACTTTTTATTCAATATTGGATTGCCGCATTTTCTGATCCTTAGCGGAACACTTTTCTTTATCGGGCTTTTCAGTGTCCTGGCCAAAAGAAACCTCATCGCCATCCTCATGGGAATGGAAATCATGCTTAGTTCAGTCAACATCAATCTTGTTGCATTTAACAGATACACCACTGCTCCGGCTCTGCACGGCCACGTTTTTGCACTCTTTGTGATCGCTTTGGCAGCGGCGGAAGTATCCGTAGGCTTAGCCTTGATAATTTCTGTCTACCGCCAGCACAAGTCGGTTGAGGCGGATGATATCGATTCGATGAAATGGTAG
- a CDS encoding NADH-quinone oxidoreductase subunit J family protein — MGFTVMFYVIAIVTLGSALMMVISKNIFHSALLMLVAFLGIAGVFVLLHADFLAATQVLIYAGAITIFVVFAIMFTMRGDMKTTNLFSKDLVPGALLSLIMIVVNAVMVLTTKWPLKDLIPPEATAKEIANLMLTKYVVAFELTAVLLLVAMLGAIVIVKGVKRSS, encoded by the coding sequence ATGGGCTTTACAGTGATGTTTTACGTAATTGCCATCGTTACCCTCGGTTCGGCACTCATGATGGTCATCAGCAAAAATATCTTCCACAGTGCGCTTTTAATGCTGGTAGCATTTTTGGGTATTGCGGGGGTTTTTGTTCTGCTTCATGCTGATTTTCTGGCCGCCACCCAGGTTCTGATTTATGCCGGGGCGATCACGATATTTGTTGTCTTTGCGATCATGTTTACCATGCGCGGGGATATGAAAACGACAAACCTGTTCTCCAAGGACCTGGTTCCAGGCGCGCTGCTCTCGCTGATCATGATCGTCGTCAATGCGGTAATGGTACTGACAACGAAGTGGCCACTTAAGGATTTGATACCTCCGGAAGCAACAGCAAAGGAAATCGCGAATCTGATGCTGACAAAATACGTGGTTGCGTTTGAACTGACCGCAGTACTACTGTTAGTGGCCATGCTCGGTGCGATTGTTATTGTAAAAGGGGTGAAAAGATCCTCATGA
- a CDS encoding NuoI/complex I 23 kDa subunit family protein translates to MYGQGLLKGLSISIRHFFKKKVTEMYPEQKPNLPKRSRGWFELTPDKCTACGLCVNACPNGIIFIESYKDENNKRKLAQYRMLMESCIFCGFCVEACPQDALYNTQAFEQTVFFREDLNRILYKAEPQSVQAERSEA, encoded by the coding sequence GTGTACGGACAAGGACTTTTAAAAGGTTTAAGCATATCAATCAGACACTTTTTTAAGAAGAAAGTCACAGAGATGTACCCGGAGCAGAAGCCTAACCTGCCGAAGCGTTCCCGGGGATGGTTTGAACTGACTCCGGATAAATGTACGGCATGCGGGCTTTGTGTCAACGCCTGTCCTAACGGGATTATCTTCATCGAAAGCTATAAAGATGAGAACAACAAAAGAAAGCTGGCTCAGTATCGTATGCTGATGGAAAGCTGTATTTTCTGTGGATTTTGTGTTGAGGCCTGTCCTCAAGATGCTTTGTACAATACGCAAGCTTTTGAACAGACGGTCTTTTTCCGGGAAGATCTTAACAGAATCCTTTATAAAGCCGAGCCTCAGTCGGTTCAGGCTGAAAGGAGTGAAGCGTGA